Proteins found in one Apostichopus japonicus isolate 1M-3 chromosome 16, ASM3797524v1, whole genome shotgun sequence genomic segment:
- the LOC139982395 gene encoding uncharacterized protein — protein sequence MFAKNISLTHLDLCDNNIARPTADFFPETKRLYLSNNKIETLSNTSLLGLNLVHHITFYGNNLSSLPAGLFATINLTFSLDLSNNSLSIIPRGLFSAYGGNHGLLILQLHRNNLTFLWNDTFQGLGSLAYLVLNRNLIHSIAERAFLGTNLTCLYLVANNISNVSNNSFALENIHIHLYKNKILNISQVALDGVGNGSTLYMNCNQLGRLPLSTNDNIICVNDETFPSLEFPSKGTFALLVSSYEKQGFECQNIGKGMSECRPCPTGTLGGGFRKKCRGCPKGGFYQDEIGSIECKTCNDGNFVEKGSGSSLVQCKVCPEGTDKNVSAGYRACVCKQNYARKHRFGECFLCIADGLNCSEDYISILPGFYWNWSFPNTKPDQYLKFVKNLETKTDDYDNTTMQYGYSMPFVYRCPRNRSCDSKDGLPMYGNDNCAAGYTGWMCTKCRSGYYSVLSSCHPCPSKLWVLVVFLFVVLSCVALLSFIVWKKNKISNQRSVIDKLSSRIKIVLGFYQVIGDLFETFHNVQWQGPLLIFGEFLSMVVADFFQVFVRPQCINEQFEINPLLQFTIVLIFPVALVITYLYLSCTVYFISKCGFFSLTLRQRAKQTVSKLFTLVVLVLFVTYTPTCNSIFAVYPAACSTFKLYSVGNESITLLRADYGINCKDLDSYHVAAYIATAVYVVGFPLSLLILLRKYHSKGKQATTYADFDCSYGGSIDETTPLVTGTERRKYDSPVWFSFLCENYKSQFWYWEVIELTRKVTQTVMVTLLGWHNSLTQLSTIGMSVLFLTLHAKYSPMKNKFEQRLQFFSLAAIFINIMIVSVRVSSEYGTAIYTGLFVLDIFIIFIVSAEALLLIIRFLARNFKRSNSD from the exons ATGTTTGCTAAAAATATTTCGTTAACACACTT AGATTTGTGTGATAACAATATAGCACGACCAACTGCGGACTTCTTCCCCGAGACtaaaagatt ATACCTTTCaaacaataaaattgaaactCTATCGAATACCTCATTGCTTGGTTTGAACCTTGTTCACCACAT AACCTTTTATGGAAACAATCTTTCATCTCTTCCCGCCGGGCTGTTCGCGACAATCAACTTGACATTCAGTTT GGACTTGTCGAACAATAGTCTATCGATAATTCCGAGGGGACTCTTCAGTGCTTACGGTGGAAATCACGGGCTGTTGATATTACAACTGCATAGAAATAATCTTACTTTTCTATGGAATGATACTTTCCAGGGATTAGGCAGTTTAGCATACCT AGTTCTTAACAGGAACCTAATTCATTCCATCGCAGAACGAGCCTTTTTGGGCACAAATCTCACATGTTT ATACCTGGTTGCGAATAACATCTCGAATGTTTCCAACAACTCGTTTGCTCTCGAAAACATTCATAT CCACTTGTACAAGAACAAGATCCTGAATATTTCCCAAGTAGCGCTGGACGGAGTTGGAAATGGAAGCACCTT ATATATGAACTGCAACCAACTAGGGAGACTACCTTTGTCTACAAACGACAATAT CATATGTGTCAACGATGAAACTTTTCCCTCTTTGGAATTTCCTTCGAAAGGTACTTTTGCATTGTTAGTGTCATCCTATGAGAAGCAAGGCTTCGAAtgccaaaatattggtaaaggCATGAGTGAATGTAGACCATGTCCAACGGGTACACTTGGTGGAGGATTTCGCAAGAAGTGTAGAGGCTGTCCGAAAG GTGGATTTTACCAAGACGAAATAGGAAGCATTGAATGCAAAACCTGTAACGATGGAAATTTTGTAGAAAAAGGCAGCGGTTCTTCTTTAGTCCAATGCAAAGTTTGCCCTGAAGGAACGGACAAAAATGTATCCGCTGGCTATCGAGCTTGTGTATGTAAACAAAATTACGCTCGAAAGCATCGGTTTGGggaatgttttctttgtattgCCGACGGCTTAAATTGTTCTGAAGATTACATATCAATTTTACCCGGCTTTTACTGGAACTGGTCTTTTCCGAATACAAAACCAGATCAGTACTTGAAATTTGTGAAGAATCTAGAAACTAAGACCGACGACTATGATAACACAACGATGCAGTATGGATACTCTATGCCGTTTGTTTATCGTTGTCCTCGAAATAGGAGTTGTGACAGTAAAGACGGTCTTCCAATGTATGGTAACGACAACTGTGCTGCTGGTTACACCGGTTGGATGTGTACCAAATGTCGATCGGGATATTATTCGGTTCTGAGTTCCTGTCATCCTTGTCCCAGTAAATTATGGGTGCTGGTAGTGTTCCTTTTTGTTGTTCTCTCGTGCGTTGCTCTACTTTCGTTCATTGTCTGGAAGAAAAACAAGATAAGCAACCAAAGATCTGTGATTGACAAGCTATCGTCAAGAATAAAGATTGTTCTCGGCTTTTATCAAGTGATTGGTGATTTATTCGAGACTTTCCACAACGTACAATGGCAAGGTCCTCTATTAATTTTCGGTGAATTTCTATCAATGGTAGTTGCAGATTTCTTTCAAGTCTTTGTTCGTCCTCAATGCATCAATGAACAATTTGAGATAAATCCTTTGCTTCAGTTTACAATTGTTCTAATATTTCCAGTTGCATTAGTCATCACGTACCTTTATCTAAGTTGTACAGTCTATTTCATATCAAAGTGCGGATTCTTCTCACTCACTCTTCGACAAAGGGCCAAACAGACAGTTTCAAAGCTGTTCACCTTAGTTGTCCTTGTGCTGTTTGTGACGTACACACCAACTTGCAATTCCATTTTCGCGGTATACCCAGCAGCGTGCTCTACGTTCAAATTATACAGCGTCGGCAATGAGTCCATAACTCTTCTTCGAGCAGATTACGGCATCAATTGTAAAGATCTTGACTCCTATCATGTTGCGGCATACATTGCTACAGCGGTGTACGTTGTTGGGTTTCCATTGTCGCTGTTGATTTTGCTACGAAAATATCATTCCAAAGGCAAACAGGCTACAACTTATGCCGATTTCGATTGCAGTTATGGTGGCTCTATTGACGAAACCACTCCACTGGTCACCGGGACCGAAAGGAGAAAATATGACTCCCCAGTTTGGTTCAGTTTTCTCTGTGAGAATTACAAGAGTCAGTTTTGGTACTGGGAGGTCATTGAGTTGACCAGGAAGGTCACACAGACTGTGATGGTTACACTGCTTGGATGGCATAACTCATTGACACAGCTCTcaaccatcgggatgtcggttCTGTTTCTGACtcttcatgctaaatacagtccaatgaaaaacaaatttgaacagaGGTTACAG tttttttctttggctgcgatatttataaatatcatgATTGTGTCTGTACGAGTGAGCTCCGAATACGGTACAGCAATATATACTGGTCTCTTTGTTCTCgatatttttatcatatttatcgtcTCAG CTGAGGCACTCCTTCTAATCATCCGATTCCTCGCTCGAAACTTTAAACGTTCTAACAGTGATTAA